The window TCAGCGCTTTGCGAAAAGCCTTGCCCATCGGCTTTCTTGCTTTATGAATAAAAGGTATATTCAACGGTTCAGCGAATGCTTTTACACGATCTTCATTATTATTCGAAACGATGGTCACTTGAATACCGTGTTTTTTCATTCTATTAAACCACTCTTCAAGCTCAGGAGTCGCGCTCGGTCGATTCCATTCTACCAACGTATTGTCCAGATCGGTAATAATCCCCTTTATACCTCTTTTTTTCAAGGTAGCTGGATCAATATCGAAAATGCTTTTGACTTGTTCATTCGGCAAAAATGCTTTAATCAATTAAGTGCACCTCAATTATGATGTAGATGTCGATATTATCATACATAAATTTCTTCATAGTTTCAAAATAAATTCGTATCTATTATCTGTGCCAACTCGGTCGGAGCTGTCCCAAAAGGCAGTAAAATGACCTGGGGACCCCTTTTTTATCGAGAATTGTTGATGATCGCAAAATTCACTTGCTTTCTGCGGGCGATCCGCGAGCTTTCCCGCAAGAGTCTCGCCCACTTCGCAATCATCACTGTAAAATTTAACTTAGACAATGCAAAAATCGTCTTTTTCATTATCATGTAAGCGCCAAGCCGACACTCCGCCTGCTTCCAAAAAAGAAGGTCCGAAGATAGAGTTTTAAAATGCCAACCGACCATTGAAACTTGATTCTTTATAAGGAAGATCGAATTTTGCCGAACGGCTTGCTTTTTCCATTTCATACATGATTGAAGATGAAAAGAGACTTTGATTTTCAATAAAATATGACCGTTTCGTCGGAAAAACTTTTCGACAAATTCCCTGCATCCCCCATTGTGGATAACTTTATTCACATTTTCCTTCCAGTAAAATAACCCATTATTTCTTTTATGAACAGGTTAACCACAGCTTATCCACTTATCGATGTGGACAATAGAACGCTTGTTCTATTTAGAAAAATCTGCTAAAGTAAAGATACAACTTGAATAACCTACCATGATATGCAGAACGGTTCACAAGTAGAACGTTTCATTGGAGGTGAAAGATGTATGAGACTATTATCAGATGAGCTTTTAATTGAAACCTATTATAAGGCAATTGAACTCAAGTTAAGTCCTGATTTTATTCGCCTCATTGAAACGGAAATGGATCGTCGAGCTTTGAATCGTAACGTAAAGGTTTCCTCTTAATCCAATTCTTTTTTCTGCCCGTGCCAAAACACCGGGCTTTTTTTTGTTTCTAAAACTCTAAGTGTATTTTATTGAAAACAATCAAAAATGGCCATTTATGAGCTGAATCATGAATAACACCTTGCCGAAAGGTAATGAATAAAATAAGCAGAAAAAGAAGAAAGAAGGTCTCAAAAGATGAAGGTGATTCAAATTTGCCAAACGTGCAACGGAAAAGGAACCATTCCGAAATTCTATATTTTCAAAGCACATTGTCCAGATTGTGGAGGGAAAGGAAGAATGCCGTGCACCAGTCATGAACAGCGCAAACAGCATCTGCCGCCGCTCTCATGATTTCCTCTTCCTTAAAGGTGCTATTTCTCCCTCTCGTCTTAACATAATGGCTATCGCTTTCATTGAACGCGTAAGTCTCGAAAAAAAATGTCTGTGACCAATCAAGTGCACTTTCGCTAACGTTTTCCGAAAAAGAATATTTTATCCGATTGTTTAGACTTCGACGATTTTTCCGGCGTAAGAAACGAATGCACCGTCCCGGATGGATGAACATCCAATCTGCTGAGGAATTTCATTAAATCGGATGGAGAAAAAACAGGACGTGCAATGATGTTCCCCCATGTGCATATGAATAGAGAATAGGCACACCTTTTGAGGGGGGATGTTATGTTTGGAGTATTTTCAGCCTTTTCGTATTTTTTTAAAGAACTTCTCTTTCTCGTCTCCTATGTAAAAAACAACGCGTTTCCCCAGCCTCTGTCCCCAAATGAAGAAAAAATCTATTTAAAACGGATGGCAGAAGGCGACGAAGAAGCACGAAATTTATTAATCGAGCACAATTTGCGCCTTGTCGCCCACATTGTCAAGAAGTTCGAAAATACAGGGGAAGACCCGGAAGATTTGATTTCTATCGGGACCATAGGGCTCATTAAAGCAATTGAAAGTTATTCAGAAGGAAAAGGAACAAAGCTGGCCACATATGCAGCCCGCTGTATAGAAAATGAGATTTTAATGCATTTAAGAGCATTAAAAAAGACGAAAAAAGACGTTTCTCTTCACGATCCAATCGGGCAAGATAAAGAAGGAAACGAAATATCGCTCATTGACATTTTAAAATCCGAATCTGAAGATGTGATTGATACAATTCAATTAAACATGGAACTGGAAAAAGTAATGAAATATTTACGGGTACTTGATGAAAGAGAAAAAGAAGTGATCATCGGCAGGTTTGGATTGAATATGCAGGAAGAAAAAACACAACGGGAAATTGCCAAAGAACTCGGCATTTCACGCAGCTATGTTTCTCGAATTGAAAAGCGCGCACTTATGAAAATGTTTCATGAGTTTTATCGAGAAGAAAAAGAAAAGAAAAAGATGGAGCCTGACTAAGATAAAAAGGAAGAGCCAGGACACCTTAAAGGTATCTCGGCTCTTCCTTTTTAAGCACTATTCGGCTCCAACCTCGAGCGCAATCACGATACCGATAGTCGTCGCAAGAAGCAATCCAAGAATCATTAATGCCATCGAACCACCCCTTCTTACATCTTACACTAAGAGTGCCACAAATATCATATCATTTTTTGTAAAAAGATGGATGGTATTACATATATTGAAAACAGCGAAAATACCTGCACAATATCCGTTCTCTTCAATTTCTTCAGTCATCTTCTTCGTACTCAGTCAATTGAACATGATATTTTTGAGCTTTATAGAAAAAAAGAGCAGACCCTATGATCAAAACCACTGTGCCTGCCATCAGCATATTGGTTTGGATCTCTGTTTTCCCTTCAACCGGCAAAACCACACCTAAATAAAGAAAAACACTTAGCGCCGTCAAAGTACATCCAAACCTTTTGAAATCTACTATTTTCTCTTTTATTTTTTTGCATTGATTTTCCACTCGACCTATACCCCCATACTAAAGTTTGAACGTACAACCGTTAATCTTGATTGTCCCCAGTTGTCTTCACTTCCATAAAAAACATGAACCAAAAACAGCCTTAAGGCACATTCGAGAAATAGCGGCGCAGCCGGATTCGTGTCTTTGAAGGCCGTTCTAAAAGATGGGTTCAAACCCTTTCTTCTACTTTAGCACAGAGGAAGTGATCATGAATTAGTAACTTAAATACAGGTCTGGAAAATCATCTTAAATATAATGATAGTAGCAATCTATTTTAAAGATTCTACCATTTTAACCACTAGTTCAGCGGAATTTCGAGCCGCTTTTTCTAAATACTGATCAAAACTGATATTCGACTCCTTGCCAGCAATATCGGAAAGAGAACGAATGATGACAAAAGGTGTACCAAATTGATAGCATACTTGTGCAATAGCTGCAGCTTCCATTTCAACTGCCTGCAAATCATTCCATTTATGACGGATCGATTCGACGCGATCCGGATCGCTCATAAAAGAATCTCCCGTCGTGATCAGCCCTTTGACAACTTGAACCCCAGTCAATGTTTCTGCAGATCGAGCTGCCGTTTCAATTAAACGTTTATCCGCCAAATACGCGGCAGGCATCTGCGGCACCTGTCCATATTCATATCCAAATACGGTGGCATCAACATCATGATGGCGTACTTCTGTTGAGATCACGATATCTCCTACTTGCAATTCAGGGTTCAATCCCCCTGCCGAACCGGTATTAATCACCACATCCGGCTGATAGTGATAAAGCAACACAGCTGTTGACATAGCGGCGTTCACTTTTCCGATGCCCGATTTAAGCAAGACGACATCTGCCCCTTTTAGCTTGCCGGATGTATATTCGCTGTTCGCTATTTTGTCAGTACTGCTAGATTCGATTTGATTGCGTAAAATCGCCACTTCTTCTTCCATGGCGCCAATGATTGCGATTTTCACCCTTTTTCCTCCTATTCCAACTTGGGTTAGCCTTTATCGTTATGCATCAATTTTTCCACCTGAACAGGCTTCCATCCTTTCCCATCTACCCATTCTATATATACCCGATACGCATCATCTTTACGGCCTTTCGGAGAAACCGTTCCAATGGCCTTATCAGGTCCTTGGCCGCTTATAAACCATACAGTCATACTGTCTTCGGGAATGCCGGTAGCATAAGAAAGCGCCTTCACCTTTTCTTTCCAGTCGACGGAATTCGTATCAAAAGAAGACACATGTTCTCCGCTTTGCTGAGTGGCGACCGGCTCCCAGTTGGGATCCTTGATCGTCTCCTCGACATTGGGACCGCCGCCTTGTTCAACAATCACTTTTTCTTTTTTCTCTTCCTCTTTCTTCTCTTTTTTCTCCTTCTTCGTATGCTTTTCCTGTTTAGATTCCTGCTTGTCCTTATTATTCACGCTAGCTGTTTCATGCTGGGAAGTTTTCGGCTCATCACTGGTTTTTTTCGATGTTTCATCATCATTTCCGCCGGAAAAAATAGAAAAAGCTACTAGAATAATTAAAATAATAACCACAACAATCGCCGTATTTAAAATGCGATTCGTTTTCTTTCGTTTCAATCGCTTCTCTGAACGAGACGGATATTGATCATTCATGGAAAAACCTTCTCCTCTCTTAGGGGATTATTCATCATTCTATCATGTTTGCTGATAAAGTGAAACTTCCTCTAGGGCCAACTACCCCTTCCCATTCTTGATCTCCATTGGTACACACTGACGGATGTGCAAGAAACCATCCCTTGCAACATGATGAAATGTACCATATATCCCGTCCGTTGAAAAGTGACTTTCTATTCGTTTTTAACCAAATTCGAAGTCGCTCTTGTACATTATTCTACTATGATGATCCAATTTTTAAAAAAGATTATGTAAATAGCCGAGATCTTCCATATTGTTTTATGAGCCGAAACGCAAAAAGCAACAAAACAAGGGAGAATTCAACTTGAGCTTCATGCATAAAAGGCTGAACGCTTTCGCATTCAGCCCTCCTTTTTCTTATTTTACTGCGACAATTCTTACAGACATTTCCCCGCCCGGTGTTTGCACGGTCACTTCATCGCCTACTTTGCAGCCCAATAAGCTTTTCGCTATAGGTGAATCATTGGAAATTCTGCCTTCAAAAGGATCAGCTTCTGCACTTCCTACAATGGTATAGCTTTCTTCTTCTCCTTCTGGAAGTTCCACAAAGGTAACCGTTTTTCCAAGCGTTACTGTATCCGGATTGTATTCATCATCTTCAATAATTTTCGCATTGCGGATCATCGTTTCAATCGTGTTAATCCGTCCTTCAACAAATGCTTGCTCTTCCTTTGCAGAATCATACTCTGAGTTTTCGGAAAGGTCACCAAAACTGCGGGCAATTTTAATTCTTTCAACTACCTCTTTCCGTTTCACCGTTTTTAAGTATTCAAGTTCTTGTTCCAGTTTTAATTTCCCTTCCCGTGTCATTGGATATTCTTTCTCCGTAGACATGTCCCTTCACTCCTTTTTAAGCTGTCCATCTCTAATTGAAAAAACAACTAGCAATGTTTCGCTTTTCTATTCATATCTATTGTATTTTTTTAAACATGTTATTACAAAATTGATTTTTGTTCAAGAATCGTTTGAATTTTAGTAACCATTAAATCGATGGCTACATGGTTCTGACCGCCCTCCGGAATAATAATATCCGCATACCGTTTCGTTGGTTCGATAAATTGATTATGCATTGGACGAACCAC of the Bacillus smithii genome contains:
- a CDS encoding YrrS family protein, coding for MNDQYPSRSEKRLKRKKTNRILNTAIVVVIILIILVAFSIFSGGNDDETSKKTSDEPKTSQHETASVNNKDKQESKQEKHTKKEKKEKKEEEKKEKVIVEQGGGPNVEETIKDPNWEPVATQQSGEHVSSFDTNSVDWKEKVKALSYATGIPEDSMTVWFISGQGPDKAIGTVSPKGRKDDAYRVYIEWVDGKGWKPVQVEKLMHNDKG
- a CDS encoding sporulation histidine kinase inhibitor Sda, which translates into the protein MRLLSDELLIETYYKAIELKLSPDFIRLIETEMDRRALNRNVKVSS
- a CDS encoding YrhC family protein, with product MENQCKKIKEKIVDFKRFGCTLTALSVFLYLGVVLPVEGKTEIQTNMLMAGTVVLIIGSALFFYKAQKYHVQLTEYEEDD
- the sigK gene encoding RNA polymerase sporulation sigma factor SigK, which produces MFGVFSAFSYFFKELLFLVSYVKNNAFPQPLSPNEEKIYLKRMAEGDEEARNLLIEHNLRLVAHIVKKFENTGEDPEDLISIGTIGLIKAIESYSEGKGTKLATYAARCIENEILMHLRALKKTKKDVSLHDPIGQDKEGNEISLIDILKSESEDVIDTIQLNMELEKVMKYLRVLDEREKEVIIGRFGLNMQEEKTQREIAKELGISRSYVSRIEKRALMKMFHEFYREEKEKKKMEPD
- the greA gene encoding transcription elongation factor GreA, giving the protein MSTEKEYPMTREGKLKLEQELEYLKTVKRKEVVERIKIARSFGDLSENSEYDSAKEEQAFVEGRINTIETMIRNAKIIEDDEYNPDTVTLGKTVTFVELPEGEEESYTIVGSAEADPFEGRISNDSPIAKSLLGCKVGDEVTVQTPGGEMSVRIVAVK
- a CDS encoding YqeG family HAD IIIA-type phosphatase, yielding MIKAFLPNEQVKSIFDIDPATLKKRGIKGIITDLDNTLVEWNRPSATPELEEWFNRMKKHGIQVTIVSNNNEDRVKAFAEPLNIPFIHKARKPMGKAFRKALKRMNISKEETVVIGDQLLTDILGGNRGGFYTILVVPVAQTDGFWTRINRTIERRIMNVCKKKGLIQWEDER
- the mtnN gene encoding 5'-methylthioadenosine/S-adenosylhomocysteine nucleosidase; the encoded protein is MKIAIIGAMEEEVAILRNQIESSSTDKIANSEYTSGKLKGADVVLLKSGIGKVNAAMSTAVLLYHYQPDVVINTGSAGGLNPELQVGDIVISTEVRHHDVDATVFGYEYGQVPQMPAAYLADKRLIETAARSAETLTGVQVVKGLITTGDSFMSDPDRVESIRHKWNDLQAVEMEAAAIAQVCYQFGTPFVIIRSLSDIAGKESNISFDQYLEKAARNSAELVVKMVESLK